A DNA window from Clostridia bacterium contains the following coding sequences:
- a CDS encoding alpha/beta hydrolase: protein MFSKPKLNIVFAVVGFFIFSFLFIQLSVGIISLADIIKFEFSNKETLKINASLINPAVKTLAADPANKLIMKVEVRDSEGFPVPKANISLSLEGQPVFSGNFGKLSHTKFRTDENGEFLFTYVPPELGKDLLANKQPNIEITAKIDNTNIKASQTVKLVKPPVVFLHGYQAYAAVFENFGEFLKAKGFAYSALDYKSSNGVIEAAEKLDEFLQKQKMIYLSKGFQVDKFDLVAHSMGGLVARYYTCSERYIANSNVRKIIFISVPQKGSPWASVGATYFNDQGIRDLVPENFLLSKALPSMINKGLNSSIQTGSILGQYDEVVSPESASLEEWNIKTDLFSLGDNNLNFDNLLKGNFNESTNHMSILSNKKVFEMVERMLYDNLPYPIIKKK from the coding sequence TTCTGTTTATTCAATTGTCTGTAGGTATTATAAGTCTTGCTGATATAATCAAATTCGAATTTTCAAATAAGGAGACTCTCAAGATTAATGCTTCTCTGATTAATCCTGCTGTGAAAACTCTTGCAGCCGATCCGGCCAATAAGCTTATTATGAAAGTAGAAGTCAGGGATTCAGAAGGTTTTCCTGTCCCAAAAGCCAACATCAGCCTATCTTTAGAAGGGCAACCTGTTTTTAGTGGAAATTTTGGTAAACTCTCGCATACAAAATTTAGAACTGATGAAAACGGCGAATTCCTTTTTACTTATGTTCCACCCGAGCTTGGAAAGGATTTGTTAGCAAATAAACAGCCTAATATTGAAATTACTGCAAAAATTGATAATACAAACATAAAAGCATCCCAAACTGTGAAACTGGTAAAGCCCCCTGTAGTTTTTTTACATGGTTATCAGGCTTATGCTGCAGTTTTTGAAAACTTCGGGGAATTTCTTAAGGCAAAAGGCTTCGCGTATAGCGCCTTAGATTATAAATCATCCAATGGTGTTATAGAAGCAGCGGAAAAACTTGATGAGTTCCTTCAGAAGCAGAAAATGATATATTTATCCAAGGGATTTCAGGTTGACAAATTTGATTTAGTTGCCCACAGTATGGGTGGACTGGTAGCTAGATATTATACATGCAGCGAAAGGTATATAGCAAATAGCAATGTAAGAAAAATAATATTTATTTCTGTTCCCCAGAAAGGTTCTCCGTGGGCATCAGTCGGTGCAACATATTTCAACGACCAGGGTATAAGGGATCTTGTGCCTGAAAACTTTTTATTATCAAAAGCTCTTCCTTCTATGATTAATAAAGGCCTGAACAGTTCTATTCAGACAGGAAGCATACTAGGGCAGTATGATGAAGTCGTAAGCCCGGAAAGTGCGTCTCTGGAAGAATGGAACATTAAAACTGATTTATTTTCCCTAGGTGATAATAACCTAAATTTTGACAACTTGCTTAAAGGAAATTTTAATGAATCTACAAACCATATGAGTATATTAAGTAATAAGAAGGTATTTGAAATGGTAGAACGAATGCTATATGATAACCTTCCCTATCCTATTATTAAGAAGAAATGA